The genomic interval CGCCACCTCGCTGTCATAGAGACGGATCACACTATTGTACTCACTCAGCAGTCGCGGCTTCTGGTGAAAAGCGTAGACGGTGGTCACCTTGATGCGGTACATCGGCAGGGGAGGCTCTCCTGTGGCAAAGAGTGAGTGGACCTCCTGCTGCAGCTCGGTACTCAACACCTCGTCAGCATCGATATTGAGCAGCCAGCGGTTACGACACTGCTCCTCGGCAAAGCGTTTCTGCTGTCCATAGCCCGGCCACTCGTTAAACAGCACCCGGGCACCCCGTGCCTCGGCGATGTCACAGGTGTCATCACTGGACCCTGAGTCGACCACGATCACCTCATCGGCCAACTCGCGAACGCTATCGATCACCTCACCAATACAGCGCGCCTCATTTTTGGCAATAATAAAGACCGAAAGCGGCAACTTATCCATAATCCTAGAATCCTCAGTTGACCGCTCCACTCTACGGGCAAGGCATTGATTTTAATTGCACTGACTGTGATCACCTATTTCACCCTTGGGGTGAATTACGCTACAGGGCGGATAGCACACTTGCGGCGATGCATTAGGTTGTTACAACTCCTTGGTATAGAACAACTATTCCTCGTCGTTGTGCCTTGTACTGCACCGCCGCAGGTGCACTCTCCACCCTGTCCAACTGAGGATTCCAGGATAATAGAGCCCACCCATTACCGCTCCCCCGCCAGCCGCAGGTAGAGCGCCAACGTATCCTCCAGCATCCGCGATTTCAGGTAACGGCTATTCTCCGCCGGTTCAGGCGCCTCCCCCCTGGCGATCACCATCAACTTTTCCGCCGCTGCAG from Candidatus Sedimenticola sp. (ex Thyasira tokunagai) carries:
- a CDS encoding glycosyltransferase family 2 protein, translating into MDKLPLSVFIIAKNEARCIGEVIDSVRELADEVIVVDSGSSDDTCDIAEARGARVLFNEWPGYGQQKRFAEEQCRNRWLLNIDADEVLSTELQQEVHSLFATGEPPLPMYRIKVTTVYAFHQKPRLLSEYNSVIRLYDSEVARFPDHPTWDAITPEREGDVGRLQAPCLHYSSPDVGHYVDKFNRYTSLQASEQRLKPYWVLAPSVRIVVHPVGWDFNNQ